The window GAGTATTCTTGTCCGTGGCTGTCTTTTCGACTCAGGCAATTTAGCATGCCAGCATGTTGCTATAAAAATGACCCAATTAATTTGATTAGGAAACCAAGGTTCAAGATACAGAGAGTGAAAACATGAGTGGAATGGTATAGGTTGCAGTGGGATGTTAATGAGAGAGAATATTAGTGAGGGAGAAGTGTATAAAGGAGTTTATGTGCATGAATGTTACATTTGGTTTAACAAAAGCCGTGAACAAAGAGCAAAAAAGCAGGGGTTCACTTTAGTGTGCCTTTGGTGTTCATAGGAAAATGGTCAAATGCTTAGCAGCACAAATTGAAATAACTGTgctctttttaaatattaatcaaGAGTGCAAACTATTAAAAATACTGGAATAGTGTATTTGTATCCGCTATGCATAACTGAGCAAGTCTTATCTGCTAATAAGGACTTGGCCTTCTCTTAAGGGGATAATGTTAAAACTGTATGTTATAGAAACTGGGGGAACTGTAGCGCAATTGAATTAAAACAGAATGTAAAAAACAGACTCAAATTGTTTATTACTTGTGATTGCATTGTTCTTAAAGAAGGAGGCTGCATTTGGCTCCCAACAAACTGCTTGAGTCAATAAATTGGAATATGCTGAATCCTTTGCCAGGCTTTTTGTTTAAGTATCTGCTTTTTGTGTTACTCTGGCTCTTGGCAGAGAGGCAATCAAATCATCGTGATCAGATCATTTGGTTTATTTGTTCGTACATTGTTGCTTAGTTTGTATGCTCTGGAACAAAGAGTCTTGTGGCCAGTGTAAATACAGATACTCCCAAAAAAAAGCGTTAAAGCTGAAATTCAGCACTGCCTTGACTTTAATCTGAAATCTGCTgaaaaatacaaagtaaaacaacaaagtaaaataTGATGACACGACTTAGTGGTTTCTCTTATTCATAATGACTCCTTGACGGACATAAATTAGAAGATGAATTcgaaaacagtgaaaaatccTATGCAAAAACGTCAAAAGAGTGAGGTCTGCAAACTCTCTCGCCTGGACTCCATTCTTGTCTGCCTCGCTGATGCAAGCACAGCTTTCCACGCAGGCACGGAATACGAATGTATTAAAATGCGGATTATTTATACTCTGGATATCAATTATCATAATGGCTACCTTTTTTGTAATAACACACAATCGTCTgacatcacacaaacacataaaacgCAGAGCGGTGCACTTGCTCCGCTCCTCTTGGAACCCTCCTTCCCACGATCCGCCCACCATCTCGGGACTGAAGTCACGTGTCTCACCGCCTAGTGTGTCTCTGCTAACCGACTCCACCACAAATCAAACTCACCCAGCGCCCGGTGGAGAGATAAAGGCAGATGGGAAAGAGTGTGGCGTGCACGCACAGAAAGCCCTTACGACGCCAGTGGGCTGTAACGGAGAACGTCCAATAGCGGCTATCGGGGTGAAGCGAAATGCGCTCTTTTTTTCCCATAGAGTAGGAATATGACAAGGCGTGTGAACAGGACGGGAGATGAGCTTCACACAGTTTCGGAGACCCTCTTCTCCTTGTGATCTTACACAGTACGCCTTTGAGCCGCAGGGCTTCGGGCGTGTAGAGGACAGAAAGCGCACCGCTCAAAGCCGCTCCAGCTCAACTGCGGATCGGAGAAATTTATTTCTGCCTGTATCTAATTAAAATCTGCTGGAGTACTGTGTGCCAAGGGGAATGGTGGCCGTCACCATGAGGGTTCTTTCAGCGAACTTGTTTTCTCTGCTCCTCCTGTGCGCCCTCGCAAGTGTTTTCTACGTCTGGAGCGCACTGGAGGACCGTATGGAGCGACACAAACGGAGGTTCTCAGTACCAGGTGCAGGGTCCTTTCACCAAGCTCTCCCAGTGGACCTTTCAGCCAAAACTTTCCGTGCATTACTTGCTGTCCCAGCGGCACAGAGACTGTACTTTGGAGACAGACTTAAGACTCGCCTCAACCTCACCAATCAACCTGTCTCTGCAGGAAGTCGAGATTACAATATGAATGGGAATAACAAGAGGTCAGCCCCGCGGGAGGGCCCGGTCAAGTTGTCCCCATTGGAAGACGGAATATTTTGGAACGAATGGCTGGAAGATACCCTTCCTGTGGGATTCACGGAGGAATATGCTGTAGCTTGGCAAAAGAAAGCGAGGACGTACCGGGTGGTGAAGCTGGAGCCGGGATGCGGCAGGATATCCAATCAGCTCGCCACGTTTGCAGACGGGACCAAAGCTTGTGTGCGTTACGGGATAAACGCGGACCAGGTGCAGGGTGAAACTTTGACTTATTACCTTGCACGTTTGCTTGGCATCACAAACCTGCCCCCTCTCGTACTGTCACAGCTGGACAGTGACAGTGAGCAATGGGAGAGTGTGAGGACGCGGATAGATGGTTTACAGTGGAATGACCGAGCCGTGGTTTCTCTAACTCAGTGGATCTCCAACCTGACAGGGGTCATCACACCTGCACCGCTGAGACAGGAGAGCAGCGGGCTGCATCCTGCGCTCAAGGAGCTCTGGAACAAGACAGCGACTGAGCTGCTGGAGCTGATGCAGTGGACAGACCTGATCGTATTAGACTACCTGACGGCAAACTTCGACAGGCTCGTCAGCAATTTGTTTAGCCTGCAGTGGGACTCCCGTGTAATGGAGAGAGACACGAACAATCTCCTGAAAACCCCTCGCGGTGACCTCGTATTCATAGATAACGAGGCCGGATTAGTGCACGGGTTTCGAGTGTTAAACATGTGGGAGAACTATCACAATACAGTCCTGAGCTCTGTGTGCGTGTTTAGAAAAAGGACCACGCAGCGCGTGGCAGAGCTGCACACGCGCAGAGACTCCAGGCAAAGGCTGCTGGAGCTCTACAGAGACAGCGAGCCTTTGTCTCAGGAATTAGGATTTCTCTCAGATGAGCACGCCGGTGTTCTCCAGGACAGGATAGACAGATTATATACACACATTGTGCATTGCAAAGGAAAGTACGGCCAGCTGTGAACATTCAGCATGCACAGGTGATGGATTTGTTGTCTGCCTGCACAGTAATGAGCTTTGCAAACACAGCTGGCACACCTGTGCTAAGCTGATGCGcattacacagaaaaaaatgtcttgaatatccagctgaactacctcctgTGAATAGAATGTGTTTCCTAGTTTATCAATGAATCAGTTTGACACGTTTATAAGCTGAGATGTTCACTGTACGCCTCACTGTGAAGAATGACCCTGTCTTTACTTCACCCCTCTGATGTTCACCTGAATATGACTAAATGTAAAGAGTAGACTATGCGTGTTGGGTATCATAAACTACCCCTTCATGTGCGGTTTGGATTGTTGATTTGTGTTCAATAATCCCAATGATAAACTCCTAAGCCTTAACGTAAGTTGACTCTTGAATATTGTATTTCTGTTGACGTTCGGCTCGCTTTTTTAGAGAAGATCTTTTGCACACACATTGCCAGCACCTGCACTCTTGTAATTGTGTTTGGATAGCGTACTTAGCCTTAATTTCACAGGTGGAGCATATTCATTTGTGCATTTGTCTGATGTAAATACTGTCTGCCAACCTGTTTTGAAAATTTGATGCTAAACTAATTTAATGTGCTTTTTAACATTCCAAAaaactcttgttttttttatatataaatatgctgtAATTTAACTTCTCTGTTAATGCGTATTTTGTATGCAGTTTGTTCTTAACTGCCTTATTAGAAGGCATCAAATATTTACCTATTTTGTGTggagtgctgttttttttttcttttttccttttttttttgaagccTCTGTTGCCTCTGTACTTTCCCATACAGTGCTCTCATTGTACTGTAGAAATATCTTGCACTGGCACACTTCCCCAGGAGCCATTCTGTCAGCCACAGGCACGCTACAACAGGCGTCTCTAATCCCCTTTATAATCTCACCCAGAATGATGAACTGAAGGAGACGACTGACATTATTTGACATCATTTGAAAAGGAATTTGCTGTTCCCTAACTATATTATGACATTTCATAGCTATACCgtatattgcagaatatttgtCGCACAATATAAATTGGTCAACCTATAAGCAGTCTGCCTTACTGGTTGCATGTGCTGCATGTGCTGTTAATGAGTGTTTTGCCCTCAGTGGAGAGACTTGTTTACAGCTTTTTATGGGTTGGAAATGTAACCGTGAAAGGTTTTCAAGAGAAAAACCTCAAGGCCATCTGCGTTATTTCGCTGTATAGTCTGTGCTGTCACTTTACATCAgcacatcatttttttaatttgaaccTTATAGAGCCATACTTTTCTTATTCGTTCCACTACAGGCCTACTTCTGTGTCTGATCTCTGGTTCCAGACTTATGAGCACATCTAAGGGAAAGACAGTGATCAAACTTTTGACAGACTAATTCTTTCCAGCCTTTTGCTATCCTACAGCCCATCtggtttcttttaaaatttctttataTATGTTCAACTCCAGGACACGCCACAAACTGTTTGCGCGACTCCACAAAGAGAGATGAATGCACCTTGTAAAAATAGTGGCTCGATTTTTGTACTTATACTTTATTTCATGGTTTACGGCATGTGTTTCAGTGATTTGTTCTTCTGCCTGCTAGGTCACTGCATAAAGGGAGACAGGCAGCAAAGGTGTAAATAGGTGTAACTGGAGGCATTCTGCTGTGCTTCAGCTGTAATAGGGACTTGGGGATCAATATGTGCACTGACTGGTGTGTAGGCGAAAGAAGGTCATGTTAATGCGCTGCCTTTTCAGTTAAAATGTGAACATGTGTTTCAAGGGCCTTGCAAAAGCTGCACTTGCAGCTGGGTATGGTGCTCCAGGCATGTCTGTTAATACCAAACTCTGCAAAGAGATTTACAACCGGCTGCAGGCTCTGGGGATTAAAAACAATGCAAAGCTAAGGTCTGCATGTCGAAGACAGACTTGTGACCTTTCCTCCTTTCTTGCCTCACATGATTTCCCCTTCCGTATTCCATCCACACCATGCCCATCGTTTTGTGCATCTGTCTTTGCTCTTAACAGCACTGTCAGCTTCATTTATGACCTAAATTGAAAATGAAAGTTTCATTTTCCTAATTAGTTTTTTTGTGGATTCTTTCGCACAAGAAAGTCATTTTTTAACCCGGGTTTCCTGCCAGCTGTAATCACACTAATGGGGTATTTCAAAGAGGTTGTTGAAACACCCTTAACTGTTCACATATGTTCTTCCTTCACTCTTACCGCCTTGCTTATTTCAGATAACCACACAGACTTCATgaggtcttttttttcccacccaACACCAACAAAATCTTCATACAGCTAAGTTTGTGTAGTTGTGTAATGAATGCAACCCATCCTAGCTTGTGGCATCAGTGCAGCAGATTATTTTACTTACACGTTAATACATGTCAGTTttctgctgtttcctgcagatgtgttcatttttttctgtgtaagTACAGACAGCCAGGGGCTAACAGCAGGCCCGAGCACAGACCCCAGGTACTCGAGccaattttcttcttctttgtgcaaATTTCAAACATTCCTGAGGAGCTGAGGGAGGATCATCTCCACGGACACAccagcacacacagacacttctcAGGCACTGAAGCGTCCCAGCTGTGTACACAAACCGCTGTCAACGTTGACTCAGAtcctttttcatcttttttaaaaaaaaataaattacagcATGCTACATTTTATTAGGAACAGAAAGACATTTCAGTAGATGCTAGTTATTGTTGCTTTCTTGCTGTAAGGTAAGTGAGAGTACCAGTCTAGTCAGTTTGGCGTCAGGAGGCTATACAGCCAGAATCTTATTAACTAAAAGGAAAATCTACCCATCAGCTCTTCTAAATCTCACAAATAAACCTTTTACTGTATCTTCTCTGCTGAGTCCGTATACATTAAAGAAAGAGTAAAATGATGTGACTGTCCTGGTTTAATAAGATTTAAGATTAAATTTTCTTTTGGCCAAGAGGAGTGACTCCTCCAAATTCTCAGCCAACTGCCTGGCAAACCTATGGCGACAACAAGACTATGACAACACCTGCCAAGAAATATTCTGGCACACACTACCCTGTAAATTTGCTTGTTGTTTCTACACTTGTTG is drawn from Pelmatolapia mariae isolate MD_Pm_ZW linkage group LG7, Pm_UMD_F_2, whole genome shotgun sequence and contains these coding sequences:
- the fjx1 gene encoding four-jointed box protein 1, with product MVAVTMRVLSANLFSLLLLCALASVFYVWSALEDRMERHKRRFSVPGAGSFHQALPVDLSAKTFRALLAVPAAQRLYFGDRLKTRLNLTNQPVSAGSRDYNMNGNNKRSAPREGPVKLSPLEDGIFWNEWLEDTLPVGFTEEYAVAWQKKARTYRVVKLEPGCGRISNQLATFADGTKACVRYGINADQVQGETLTYYLARLLGITNLPPLVLSQLDSDSEQWESVRTRIDGLQWNDRAVVSLTQWISNLTGVITPAPLRQESSGLHPALKELWNKTATELLELMQWTDLIVLDYLTANFDRLVSNLFSLQWDSRVMERDTNNLLKTPRGDLVFIDNEAGLVHGFRVLNMWENYHNTVLSSVCVFRKRTTQRVAELHTRRDSRQRLLELYRDSEPLSQELGFLSDEHAGVLQDRIDRLYTHIVHCKGKYGQL